In Oscillatoria sp. FACHB-1407, the sequence ATCTACTAAATGCCCAACCTCAACAACAGCGACTTTCATCTTCCCTACAATCCTGCTCTCATTTCCAAAGCAAAAGAACTGCGACAGAACATGACACCCGCAGAAAAGAAGCTTTGGTATCAATACTTGAGAACCTTCAAATTCAAAGTTTTAAGACAAAGACCGATCGATTATTTCATCGTTGACTTCTATTGTCCCAGCTTAAAGCTAGTGATTGAAATTGATGGAGAGAGCCACTTCACACAAGATGGTCAAGATTATGACCAAGCGAGAACTGAGCGATTAGAAGGGTACGGATTACAGGTCTTAAGGTTTACAAATCAGCAGGTATTGAAGGATTTTGAAAATGTTTGTTGGGCGATCGAAGGGTTGATCCCCCCTTGATCCCCCCTTAAAAAGGGGGGCGATAAAAGCCAAAGTCCCCCTTTTTAAGGGGGATGCCGCAGGCAGGGGGATCAATTATTGATATCCACAGTGCGATCGCCTAAACCTGTATCAAAACACGCTTGCGAAAAACCCCGTTCTTTAGTACGGTTGTTTGTCAGTCAACAAAAAATATCCACCATCAAAGCGTCACCTGGAAGCTGCGCCAACAGCCCCAGATGACTAACCCTCAAAACTGCGTCAACAGTTCGGAGGGCTAGAGGGCAGTTTATCACTCCACTAGCCACCCTGACTTTGCTACGGCAAAAAAGCAGCAGGGTGGCTTTGGTTTTGGGTATCGATCCCCCCGGCTAACGCCACCCCCCTTATTAAGGGGGGCTAGGGGGGATCTCAAACCTTAGTGGAGTGAAACAACTGCCATGACAAACAATGCTCTTCCCATGCAATCGATCAATCCTGACCCGCGCATTCTCACCCTTCTTGTGATTGGCACTGAAGATAACGTCAAAGCCCACATCCTGCGACAACATACCCTTGGTATTAATGAAGCAGGTCACTGGAGCAAACTGCTTCCTGTGCCAAATTGTCCCGATAAGG encodes:
- a CDS encoding endonuclease domain-containing protein, which translates into the protein MPNLNNSDFHLPYNPALISKAKELRQNMTPAEKKLWYQYLRTFKFKVLRQRPIDYFIVDFYCPSLKLVIEIDGESHFTQDGQDYDQARTERLEGYGLQVLRFTNQQVLKDFENVCWAIEGLIPP